The proteins below are encoded in one region of Stenotrophomonas bentonitica:
- the betB gene encoding betaine-aldehyde dehydrogenase: MPTFPDQLLYIGGRYVPSQGNRTFEVVNPANGEVLANVHNANSDDLDAAVESAQAGQKAWAALTTVERSRILLRAVALLRARNDDLAELESLNTGKPLSETLSVDIVTGADVLEYYAGVMHGLEGSQVPLREGSFFYTRQEPLGVVGAIGAWNYPIQIALWKAAPALAAGNAMIFKPSEVTPLTALKLAEIFTEAGLPDGVFNVLPGDGAGVGSALTEHPGIEKISFTGGTATGRKVMASASSSTLKEVTMELGGKSPLLICADADLGLAADIAMMANFYSSGQVCTNGTRVFVPQARLAEMEQALFARVARIRIGDPMAVDTTFGPLVSAAHMRSVLAHIERGKAEGARLLCGGERLTDGALGKGCYVAPTIFSDCRDDMAIVREEIFGPVLSLLSYEDEDEAVRRANATEYGLAAGVVTPHLSRAHRLIHQLEAGICWVNCWGESPATMPVGGYKQSGVGRENGLATLRAYTRTKSVQIEMDRYASVF; the protein is encoded by the coding sequence ATGCCCACCTTCCCAGACCAGCTGCTCTACATCGGCGGCCGCTACGTCCCCTCGCAGGGCAACCGCACCTTCGAGGTGGTCAATCCCGCCAACGGCGAGGTGCTGGCCAACGTGCACAACGCCAACAGCGACGACCTGGATGCGGCGGTCGAAAGCGCGCAGGCCGGGCAGAAGGCATGGGCGGCACTGACCACGGTGGAACGCTCGCGCATCCTGCTGCGCGCGGTGGCGCTGCTGCGCGCACGCAACGACGACCTGGCCGAACTGGAAAGCCTCAACACCGGCAAGCCCCTGAGCGAAACCCTGAGCGTGGACATCGTTACCGGCGCGGACGTGCTGGAGTACTACGCCGGGGTGATGCACGGGCTGGAAGGCAGCCAGGTGCCGCTGCGCGAAGGCAGCTTCTTCTACACGCGGCAGGAACCGCTGGGCGTGGTCGGTGCGATCGGCGCCTGGAACTATCCGATCCAGATCGCGCTGTGGAAGGCCGCACCGGCACTGGCCGCCGGCAACGCGATGATCTTCAAACCCAGCGAAGTGACCCCGCTGACCGCGCTGAAGCTGGCCGAAATCTTCACCGAGGCCGGCCTGCCGGACGGGGTGTTCAACGTGCTGCCCGGTGACGGTGCGGGGGTCGGCTCGGCGCTGACCGAGCATCCGGGCATCGAGAAAATCTCCTTCACCGGCGGCACCGCGACCGGGCGCAAGGTGATGGCCAGCGCGTCCAGCTCCACGCTGAAGGAGGTGACGATGGAGCTGGGCGGCAAGTCGCCCCTCCTCATCTGCGCCGACGCCGACCTTGGGCTCGCCGCCGACATCGCGATGATGGCCAACTTCTACAGTTCGGGCCAGGTCTGCACCAACGGCACCCGCGTATTCGTGCCGCAGGCGCGGCTGGCCGAGATGGAACAGGCACTGTTCGCGCGCGTGGCGCGGATCCGGATCGGCGACCCGATGGCGGTGGACACCACCTTCGGCCCGCTGGTGAGTGCCGCGCACATGCGCAGCGTGCTGGCGCACATCGAGCGCGGCAAGGCCGAGGGTGCGCGCCTGCTCTGCGGTGGCGAACGCCTCACCGACGGCGCACTGGGCAAAGGCTGCTACGTGGCCCCGACCATCTTCAGCGACTGCCGCGACGACATGGCGATCGTGCGCGAGGAGATCTTCGGACCCGTGCTCAGCCTGCTGTCCTACGAGGACGAAGACGAGGCCGTGCGGCGTGCCAATGCCACCGAGTACGGACTGGCGGCGGGCGTGGTGACGCCCCACCTCAGTCGCGCGCACCGCCTGATCCACCAGCTGGAAGCGGGCATCTGCTGGGTGAACTGCTGGGGCGAGTCGCCGGCGACGATGCCGGTGGGCGGTTACAAGCAGTCCGGGGTCGGGCGCGAGAACGGGTTGGCCACGCTGCGCGCGTATACCCGTACCAAGTCCGTGCAGATCGAGATGGACCGCTACGCGTCGGTGTTCTGA
- the betA gene encoding choline dehydrogenase: protein MKREYDYIIIGAGSAGNTLAARLTEDAGVSVLLLEAGGPDYRLDFRTQMPAALAYPLQGRRYNWAYETEPEPHMDNRRMECGRGKGLGGSSLINGMCYIRGNALDFDQWAGFDGLEDWSYRDVLPYFRKAETRDIGPNDYHGGTGPVSVATPKNDNNVLFHAMVEAGVQAGYPRTDDLNGYQQEGFGPMDRTVTPNGRRSSTARGYLDMAKGRPGLQIVTHATTDRILFDGKRAVGVRYLVGGSAEPTDAHARREVLLCAGAIASPQILQRSGVGAPALLAALGVPLVHDLPGVGENLQDHLEVYMQYACTKPVSLYPALQWWNQPMIGAEWLFNGTGIGASNQFEAGGFIRTRDDFAWPNIQYHFLPVAINYNGTNAVKEHGFQAHVGSMRTPSRGHVHARSRDPHQHPSILFNYQSTDQDWQEFRDAIRITREIIAQPALDPYRGREISPGADCRTDAELDAFVRARAETAYHPSCSCAMGTDAMSVVDGQGRVHGMQGLRVVDASIMPLIITGNLNATTIMIAEKIADRIRGREPLPRSTAAYYVAGDAPVRR from the coding sequence ATGAAGCGCGAATACGACTACATCATCATCGGCGCCGGCTCGGCGGGCAACACGCTGGCCGCGCGCCTGACCGAAGACGCCGGGGTCAGCGTGCTGCTGCTGGAGGCCGGCGGCCCGGACTACCGGCTCGACTTCCGCACCCAGATGCCGGCCGCGCTGGCCTACCCGCTGCAGGGCCGGCGCTACAACTGGGCGTATGAAACCGAGCCGGAACCGCACATGGACAACCGGCGCATGGAATGCGGGCGCGGCAAGGGCCTGGGCGGCTCCTCGCTGATCAACGGCATGTGCTACATCCGCGGCAACGCGCTGGACTTCGACCAGTGGGCCGGTTTCGATGGCCTGGAGGACTGGAGCTACCGCGACGTGCTGCCGTACTTCCGCAAGGCGGAAACCCGCGACATCGGTCCCAACGATTACCACGGCGGCACCGGCCCGGTCAGCGTGGCCACGCCGAAGAACGACAACAACGTGCTGTTCCACGCCATGGTCGAGGCCGGCGTGCAGGCGGGCTATCCGCGTACCGATGACCTCAACGGCTACCAGCAGGAAGGTTTCGGCCCGATGGACCGCACCGTGACCCCGAACGGGCGCCGTTCCAGTACCGCGCGCGGTTACCTCGACATGGCCAAAGGGCGGCCGGGGCTGCAGATCGTCACCCACGCCACCACCGACCGTATCCTGTTCGACGGCAAGCGCGCAGTAGGTGTGCGTTACCTGGTCGGCGGCAGCGCCGAACCCACCGACGCGCACGCACGCCGCGAAGTGCTGCTGTGCGCCGGGGCCATCGCCTCGCCGCAGATCCTGCAGCGCTCCGGCGTGGGCGCGCCGGCGCTGTTGGCCGCGCTGGGCGTGCCGCTGGTGCACGACCTGCCGGGCGTGGGCGAAAACCTGCAGGACCACCTGGAGGTGTACATGCAGTACGCCTGCACCAAGCCGGTGTCGCTGTACCCGGCGCTGCAGTGGTGGAACCAGCCGATGATCGGCGCGGAATGGCTGTTCAACGGCACCGGGATCGGCGCCAGCAACCAGTTCGAGGCCGGCGGCTTCATCCGCACCCGCGACGACTTTGCGTGGCCGAACATCCAGTACCACTTCCTGCCGGTGGCGATCAATTACAACGGCACCAACGCGGTGAAGGAGCATGGCTTCCAGGCGCATGTAGGTTCGATGCGCACGCCCAGCCGCGGCCATGTGCATGCGCGCTCGCGCGACCCGCACCAGCATCCGTCGATCCTGTTCAACTACCAGTCCACCGACCAGGACTGGCAGGAGTTCCGCGATGCGATCCGGATCACCCGCGAGATCATCGCGCAGCCCGCATTGGACCCGTATCGCGGGCGCGAGATCAGCCCCGGCGCCGACTGCCGCACCGACGCCGAACTCGACGCGTTCGTGCGGGCGCGGGCGGAGACCGCGTACCACCCTTCCTGTTCGTGCGCGATGGGCACCGACGCGATGAGCGTGGTGGACGGCCAGGGCCGCGTGCACGGCATGCAGGGCCTGCGCGTGGTGGACGCGTCGATCATGCCGCTGATCATCACCGGCAACCTCAACGCCACCACCATCATGATCGCCGAGAAGATCGCCGACCGGATCCGGGGGCGCGAACCGCTGCCGCGCAGCACGGCGGCGTACTACGTGGCGGGTGACGCACCGGTAAGGCGGTAG